The segment TATCCATTCGGCAGAGATGCCGCCGGACGGTGCTGAGCCGTTTGCCGGGCTCCACGCTGGTTCAAGCTGTTCCGGTGACGCATTCGCCACGGGGATTCCTACGAGGTTCAGGCCGAGAATTGCAACGGCCAGTCTGCGCATGAAGGCCGGGCTGAGTTTGGCGGTGGCGCTCGCGCAACGGTCCTTTCCCGATTGCTGGAGGAGAGCGGCGGCCATTGCCAGAAGGAATGTGGCGATCCACCAGACCCCGATCCCCAGACCGGCGGCAGTTGCGACAAATCCCAGGAGGTCTTCGAACATGGGTACCTGGAGTCGTCCTGCTGCGGAGTGCCATCGGTCAACCAAGATCAGCCCGGTGACAGCGAGCAAAAGAGCGAGCACCAGGATGGTCGCCGCCATTGCAACATCGCGCCGAGCGGGCCTGTTCGTCTGTTCCATGGGTTCCCCTTACCCAGTTGATGACATGTGAGGCTGTTTGATGGTACTTGATGCCTTTTGATGATGCTTGACCTATTTTGGGCACAGTAAGCGGCATTTGTCTAGGAGTTGGTTGTCTATGAAGAAAGATTGACCATTGAGGGGTGCACGCTTACGCTGACGCAATGCGTTGGGATGCTTTGTTTGAAGACATGGAGGCACAACTGGCCTCCGAACGATTGCTGGGACTTGAGTCCGAAATTTCAGAGCGGGCCCGCGTGGAGATGGCCGGAATCGACGTCTCCGACAGGTTGCGCGGAGCAATCGGCCAGAAGATTGATGTGACGCTGCGGTCCGGAACGCAGGTGTCCGGGACGCTCAGTCATGTCGGAAGCGAATCGTTGGTCCTGGACGAAGCTCGCCACCAGTGGTTGGTGCCCGTCACGGCAGCATTGACCTATCAGGGCCTGGGCCGGCAGGTGCGGGCAGGCCAGTCGAGGGCGTCACAGCGGCTTGGCCTGGCCAGCGCACTCCGAATGCTGGCCCGCGACCGGGCGGAACTGGCAGTTCACCTGCTTGAGGCGGCGCGGGAGGAGCGGACGATGCGGGGCGTCATTGATCGCGTGGGCAGGGACCACTTTGATCTCGCGGTCATGTTGCCTGGTGAAGTCCGCCGGTCCGGAAACGTCGTGTCCGTGGCAACAATTCCGTTCCAGTCGCTTGCCGCGCTGCGTTCATTGCGGGGCCAAGACTTGTAATCCGGGCCAGCGTCCCGCCGCAGCTACCTGGGGGCTGGACGGAGATCAGGAGGACTTGGATTTGGCCTCTTGGATTATCCTGCTCGCCTCGGCATAGCGTTCCTCGATGTACTGCTCCAGCATCTTCTCTTCGACGCGCCACTGGCCCCTGCCACCCACTTGGATGGCCTTGAGCTCTCCGCTTCGCACCAAGGCGTATGCCTGCGGCGAGTTGATCTGAAGCTGTTCGGCGACATCAGCGAGGGTGAGGAATCGGGGCATGCATCCATTTTGCCACCGTTCGACTCACTTGCCGGGGTTATCCACAGGTTGACGTAATTTGAGGCATTTGGCTTTCGGAAGGGACCCACTTGCGGTCAGAATAAAGGCCACTGAAGGTCGACGCCGACAGACAATGCAAACGGGGGAGCAAGATGGGTGTGGTGACTACCACGGCCGCTGCAGCGCGGCTCAGGAAACCGTCATGGAGGGATCCGCGACTTTTGGTGGGGATTCTCCTGGTCTTGGCATCGCTGGCTGGAGTCATCGCCCTTGTTGGAACCGCGGACCGCACCATTCAGGTGTATGCCGCTCGCGAGTCGATTGCCGTCGGCCAGAGAATCAGCAAGGACGATCTTACGATCGTCAAAGTCCGGCTCGACGACATTGAGTCCAGTTACGTGACTCTGGCTGACGGTCTGCCCGAGGGAAGAGTTGCCGTTCAGAGAATTGCCAAGAACCAACTCGTCCCGCAGGAGAGCCTGGGGGCCGCCGACTCCCTGGACCGCAAACCGGTGGCGATCGCGATCCAGGAATCACTGCCTTCCCAGGCTGTGGCGGGATCCCGCGTTGACGTTTGGGTATCACCCCCCGATGCGCGCAACGGTTTCGGCACGCCGCAGTTGCTGTTGCCCGGCGCGGAGATTGCCCAGGTCACGGAGGGTGCCTCCACCCTCGGAGCGTCGAAGGAGAAAGTGGTTCTGGTCCTTGTGACCGATGAGCAGATGCCGAAACTTCTCGGAGCGCAGGCGAATAAAGCGAAGATTGCCGTGGTTTGGAATCCGGGCGGTGCCGGCAAGTGAGTATCCCCGTTGTCACAGTCGGGCAGTCCCGGGAAGATTTGGTCGGGGGACTCGAGCGGCTCCACGGGCCGGTGACGGTGGTGCGTCGGTGCGGCGAACTCGCGGAACTTCTGGCCGCTTGCCAAAGCGGTCTCGCGCGCGCGGCGGTCGTAGCCGAAGGTGCCGAGGAATTGACGGCGTCGCTGGTCGACCGGCTGGCGGCTGTCGGAGTCTCCATCGTTGCCCTGAGCGATGACTCGGAGGAGGAAGGCCGCCTGCGCAGCATCGGCGTCGTGACAGCGTCCCTGGATGTAGATTCGGCAACGCTGGCTTCCAAGATCTCGGACGCCGTAGGCCAGCTGCCCGGACCAGGAAGGCGACGCGCGGAGCCGCGGGATTCCGGGTTTGCGGACACCGCCGCCGAACTCCGTCCCACCGATGCACAGGAAGAACCGGAGCACGTGCCCGCAGGGGCGGGCCGGATCATCGCCGTCTGGGGGCCCACCGGGGCGCCTGGCAGGACTCTTGTGGCTGTCAACATTGCTGCAGAGCTGGCGGCTGAAGGCAAATCAGTGATCCTTCTCGATGCAGACAGCTACGGGGCCAGTGTCGCGGCGTCGCTCGGCTTGCTGGACGAATCCGCCGGACTGGCGCAGTCTTGTCGACTGGCGGATCAAGGATTGTTGGATACCGAATCCCTCAAGCGGATCGCCGGACCGGTCTTCGCCAAAGCCACCAGTTTCCGGGTTCTTACCGGCATTACGCGCGCGGACCGGTGGACGGAGCTCCGGGCCGCCGCGCTCTCCTCGGTACTTGAACTCTCCAAGGAGATCGCGGACGTCGTCGTGGTCGATGCGGGTTTCTGCCTTGAGGCGGACGAGGAACTCAGCTTCGACACCATGGCCCCTCGACGCAACGCCGCAACCCTCCGCAGTATCGAACTGGCGGACACCGTTTACGCCGTCGGCGCGGCCGATGCCATCGGGGTTCCGCGGCTCGTGCGTGGCCTCGCGGAACTTGAACGGGCAGTCCCGCACGCGGCTCCCCGGGTGGTCTTGAACAAGGTCCGGGCAGCATCCGCGGGCCGCTCACCCGAACGAGAGCTCCGCGAAGCATGGGAGCGGTACGGCCCCGGTCATGGCATCGAGGAATTCCTTCCATCCGATCCTGAAGCTTGCGACGCGGCCCTGTTGTCCGGTGCCGTGCTCTTCGAAGCTGCGCCGGAGTCTCCCTTGCGCCTCGCAATCGCAAAAATGGTCTGTGCACCTGTCCAGCAAAATGGCAAATCCTCTGTCATTTATTCCAGAGCAAGGCGTCGTCTAAAGCGTTAGGCTCGCCATGTGGGCTGCAAGGACGCAGCAATTGAGATGTGATGGAGGCGTTTGTCGATGTCGTCAGGATCCAGCGTGGAGGATCGTTCTAAACCTGCAGTAGTCCGGGAAGGGTTCTTCGGGGACTACTACGAGCATCTCGCAGAGGAGGACGCCCGCGGATACGATGCCGAGCAATTGACCTCCAGGGCAGCGGCACACCGGGAAGCGGGGCAGAGCCGCAAGCCGGGCACTGCCAACGTCAGGATTGCCAACGAGGGTGATCGCAGCATTCTGTACATCGTTACGGATGATATGCCGTTCCTGGTGGACTCGGTGAACGCCGAACTCGTTCGCCAGAACTGCGCCATCCGGCTCGTCATGCACCCACTCTTCGTGGTTTCTCGTGATCACGTCACTGGCGATCTGTCCGACATCGCCCGGGTGCCGTCGAACATCGGCATCTCAAGCGGTGACACCGCGGCGATGCCGAACATCGCCCATCTGATCGCCCAAGGTGACAACGTCTCCCACATGGAGTCGTGGATCGCCGTCGAGGTTGACAGAGTGGCCGACGACTTCCAGAAGGAACTCGTGGACGGAATCCACCGCGTCCTGAGCGACGTCCGCGCCGCCGTCGAAGACTGGCCCAAAATGCGCACGAAGGCGCTCGAGCTGGCATCGTCCCTGGACAAGGTGGCCCACCCGGAAGACATCGCGGAGCTCAGGCAAGCGCAGGACCTGCTGCGTTGGTTGGACAACGGCAACTTCACGTTCCTGGGTTACAGGGAATACGACCTCATCACCGAGAACGGTGAAGACGTCCTTGAGTTGCGCGAAGCGAGCGGTTTGGGACTCTTGAGGGCGGGGGACCACCCGCACCAAATCCAGCACCTCACCGACGCCGGACGCCGGAAGGCGCGCGAGAAGCGCGCCTTGGTCATCACCAAAGCCAACTCGCGGTCCACCGTGCACCGCCCCGCGTACCTGGACTACATCGGTGTCAAGAGCTTCGATGTTGCCGGCAACGTCAACGGTGAGCGCCGCTTCATCGGCCTCTTCGCCACGAGCGCGTACACCGGTTCCGTCAAGAACATCCCCATCGTTCGGGAAAAGGTCGACGCAGTGCTCCGCTCGGCCGGGTTCCCGCAGGACTCCCACTCCGGCAAGGACCTCGTCGGTATTCTCGAGACCTACCCCCGTGATGAACTCTTCCAGATCGAGACCGAGGACCTGGCAGCAACGGCTTTGGGCATCCAGCGTCTGCAGGAACGGCGCCGCACGAAGCTCTTCCTGCGCCCGGATATCTACGGACGGTTCATGTCGGCACTGGTCTACTTGCCCCGTGACCGCTACACCACCAACGTCCGGCAACGAATTGAGCAGGAACTCCGCGAGACCTTCGAGGCCGAGAGCATTGACTACGAGGCCCGGATCACGGAGTCCGCACTCTCGAGGGTGTTCTTCCGTATCCGGCTGCCGCGGGAGGCGGAGCTCCGCGACGTCGACACCGGTGAACTCGAAAAGCGGCTTGTCCGGGCTTCGCGGTCGTGGGCTGAAGGTATTGCAGAGGTGCTCCGCGAGAACACCAGCGGGCTGGACGCCGAGCGACTGTCAGTCCTGTGGGCGGATGCGTTTCCCGCCGGATACCGTGTCGACTACGAAGTCGAGGACGCCCTCAAGGACATTGAGCGTTTCGAGAAGTATGCCGCCACAACCGACCGGAACGCCGTCGCCGTCCAGGCGGTCCCCGGAGTGCATGTCTACCTGCCCAACGGCGCCGGTGAGCTCCTCGAAGAGGATGCCCGCGTCAAGCTCTACCTTTTGGAACCGAAGAGCCTGAGCCAGATCCTGCCCTACTTCCACAATCTTGGCCTTGAGGTCCTCGATGAGCGGCCTTTCGAGATTGAAACTGCCGACCACCGGGACTTCTTCCTCTATGACCTTGGCCTGAAGTACCCCGCCGGTGTCGATCCCGTGGCTACCGGCCAGCTCTTGGCGGACTCCTTCAGCGCCGCGGTGACAGGTGCGGTGGAATCCGATAGTTTCGACCGTCTCGTGCTCCGGGAAGGTATCCACTGGCGGCAGGTCGTCATGCTCCGCGCCTATGCGAAGTACATGCGGCAGATGGGGAACACGAACTCCTTCGAGTTCATTGCGGATACCCTTCTCGCCAACCCGGAGGTTGCCCGCGGCCTGATTGACCTCTTCGGGGCCCGCTTCGATCCTTCGTCGCCCGACGCCGCGCGTCCGGCCCGCCAGGAGAGCGCCCGCGCCACACTGGCTGAAGCAATTGACCAGGTGGCCACGCTCGACGCCGACCGCGTCCTGCGGACTTTCGTCAACCTCATTGAGTCGACCCTGCGCACGAACTACTTCCAAGGCAAGTCGTACGTCAGCTTCAAGCTCGATCCGACCACCATCGACGGCCTGCCGTTCCCGCGGCCCAAGTACGAGATCTGGGTGTACTCGCCACGCGTTGAAGGCGTGCACTTGCGCTTCGGCAAAGTGGCCCGTGGCGGCTTGCGGTGGTCGGACCGCCGTGAAGACTTCCGGACCGAGATCCTCGGGCTGGTCAAGGCGCAGACGGTCAAGAACGCTGTGATTGTGCCGACCGGTGCCAAGGGCGGATTCTTCGCGAAGCAACTTCCGGATCCCGCACTTGACCGCGCCGCGTGGATGGCGGAAGGCATCGAAAGCTACAAGACCTTCATCCGCGGCCTGCTCGATCTCACCGACAACCTCGTGACCACAGCCGACGGCGAGAAGATTGTGCCGCCATCGGACGTTGTCCGTCAGGATGACGACGATTCGTACCTGGTAGTGGCTGCGGACAAGGGCACGGCAACCTTCTCGGACACTGCGAACGGCCTGGCCGCCGAGTATGGATTCTGGCTGGGGGACGCTTTCGCTTCCGGTGGCTCCGTAGGATACGACCACAAGGCCATGGCCATTACGGCCCGTGGTGCATGGGAGTCGGTCAAGCGCCACTTCAGCGAGCTGGACCTTGACACCCAGACCGAGGAATTCACCGTGGTCGGCGTCGGCGACATGTCCGGCGACGTGTTCGGCAACGGAATGCTGCTCTCCAGGCACATCCGCCTGCTGGCCGCCTTCGACCACCGCCACATCTTCCTGGACCCGACGCCGGACGCGGCTTCGTCCTTCGGCGAGCGGCAGCGTCTCTTCGACCTTCCCCGCTCCTCGTGGGATGACTACGACCGCTCGCTCATCAGCGCAGGCGGCGGGGTCTTCCCCCGCCAAGCCAAGGTCATTCCGATCTCGCCGGAGGTCCGCAGGGCCCTCGGCCTGCCGGACGGAACGGTTCAGCTGAGTCCTCCCGACCTTCTGCGTGCAATACTCCTGGCTCCGGCCGATCTCCTCTACAACGGCGGGATCGGAACGTACGTCAAGGCCAGCACCGAGTCCCACGCCGAGGTGGGGGACAAGGCAAACGACGTCATCCGCGTGAACGGGCGCGAGCTGCGCGTCAAGGTTGTCGGCGAAGGCGGCAACCTCGGAATGACGCAGCGCGGACGCATCGAGGCTGCACTGCAAGGTGTCATCCTCAACACCGATGCGATCGACAACTCCGCCGGCGTGGATTGTTCCGACCATGAAGTCAACATCAAGATCTTCGTGGACCGGATGGTTGCCGCAGGGAAACTGGATGCTTCCGAGCGCACATCCTTCCTCGCCGACATGACCGACGAGGTCGGGCGCCTTGTGCTCGAAGACAACATCGATCAGAACATCCTGTTGCTCAACGACCGGACACGCGTCGCCGAATGGAGCCCGAGCTACGAGCGCCTGATGGACTGGCTCGAGAAGTCCGCCGACCTCAAACGGGACCTTGAAGCGCTGCCGACCACCGACACCCTTCGTGAGCGGCTTGAACAGGGCCAGGGCCTGACGTCCCCGGAACTGTCCGTCCTCGCCGCGTACGCCAAGATCGAATTGGGCTCGGCATTGCGGGACAGTGATCTGGCGGATGATCCCTGGTTCCGTAAGACGATTCGCTCCTACTTCCCGAAGCAGCTCCGCGAACGGTTCGACGCCGAACTGGACACCCATCCCTTGCGTCGCGAGATCATCGCAACCGTGGTGGCCAACGACATGATCAACCTGGGTGGCATCACCTTCGCCTTCCGCACCATGGAGGAGACCTCGGCTACCGAGGTCGCCGTCGCGAAGGCGTTCGTAGCCCTCCGTGAGATCTACGAACTCGACTCGATGGTGCGTGAGCTCAATGCCCTGCCTGCTTCGTTCCCCACGGAACACTGGAGCACGGTGCACCTCGACATCCGGAGGCTTCTGGACCGGGCCGTTCGCTGGTTGCTCAGCCAGGGTAACGCCTCGAAGCCGATCTCGGAGATCGTCGCGGAATTCAAGCCGATGGTGGATCCGATGCGGGCCAGGGTGCTCGACTACTTGCGCGGCAGCGACAAAGAACGGGTCACCGGTTGGCTTGAAAAGGCGCGCTCTTGGGGCCTTCCCGACACGCTCGCCCATCGCTGGGCCGAGCTGTTCGAGAGTTTCGTACTCTTGGACATCGCCAAGATCACGCATAGCCGCGAGGCCCGTGTGGAAGAGGTCAGTCATGTCTATTACACGGTGTTCGACCGCTTCCACGTCGATTCGTTGCTGGAGCGAATTACGGCACTCCCGCGCGATGACCGCTGGCAGGCGCTTGCCCGCGCAGCCCTGCGCGACGACCTCTACTCGACCGTAGCGGACATGACGACGTCGGTGCTCGAATCGAGCGACGCCGGCCTCGACGCCGAGGCTCGTTTGCGGGCTTGGGAAGACCTCAA is part of the Arthrobacter ramosus genome and harbors:
- a CDS encoding helix-turn-helix domain-containing protein, which produces MPRFLTLADVAEQLQINSPQAYALVRSGELKAIQVGGRGQWRVEEKMLEQYIEERYAEASRIIQEAKSKSS
- a CDS encoding SAF domain-containing protein → MTTTAAAARLRKPSWRDPRLLVGILLVLASLAGVIALVGTADRTIQVYAARESIAVGQRISKDDLTIVKVRLDDIESSYVTLADGLPEGRVAVQRIAKNQLVPQESLGAADSLDRKPVAIAIQESLPSQAVAGSRVDVWVSPPDARNGFGTPQLLLPGAEIAQVTEGASTLGASKEKVVLVLVTDEQMPKLLGAQANKAKIAVVWNPGGAGK
- a CDS encoding AAA family ATPase; amino-acid sequence: MSIPVVTVGQSREDLVGGLERLHGPVTVVRRCGELAELLAACQSGLARAAVVAEGAEELTASLVDRLAAVGVSIVALSDDSEEEGRLRSIGVVTASLDVDSATLASKISDAVGQLPGPGRRRAEPRDSGFADTAAELRPTDAQEEPEHVPAGAGRIIAVWGPTGAPGRTLVAVNIAAELAAEGKSVILLDADSYGASVAASLGLLDESAGLAQSCRLADQGLLDTESLKRIAGPVFAKATSFRVLTGITRADRWTELRAAALSSVLELSKEIADVVVVDAGFCLEADEELSFDTMAPRRNAATLRSIELADTVYAVGAADAIGVPRLVRGLAELERAVPHAAPRVVLNKVRAASAGRSPERELREAWERYGPGHGIEEFLPSDPEACDAALLSGAVLFEAAPESPLRLAIAKMVCAPVQQNGKSSVIYSRARRRLKR
- a CDS encoding NAD-glutamate dehydrogenase; its protein translation is MSSGSSVEDRSKPAVVREGFFGDYYEHLAEEDARGYDAEQLTSRAAAHREAGQSRKPGTANVRIANEGDRSILYIVTDDMPFLVDSVNAELVRQNCAIRLVMHPLFVVSRDHVTGDLSDIARVPSNIGISSGDTAAMPNIAHLIAQGDNVSHMESWIAVEVDRVADDFQKELVDGIHRVLSDVRAAVEDWPKMRTKALELASSLDKVAHPEDIAELRQAQDLLRWLDNGNFTFLGYREYDLITENGEDVLELREASGLGLLRAGDHPHQIQHLTDAGRRKAREKRALVITKANSRSTVHRPAYLDYIGVKSFDVAGNVNGERRFIGLFATSAYTGSVKNIPIVREKVDAVLRSAGFPQDSHSGKDLVGILETYPRDELFQIETEDLAATALGIQRLQERRRTKLFLRPDIYGRFMSALVYLPRDRYTTNVRQRIEQELRETFEAESIDYEARITESALSRVFFRIRLPREAELRDVDTGELEKRLVRASRSWAEGIAEVLRENTSGLDAERLSVLWADAFPAGYRVDYEVEDALKDIERFEKYAATTDRNAVAVQAVPGVHVYLPNGAGELLEEDARVKLYLLEPKSLSQILPYFHNLGLEVLDERPFEIETADHRDFFLYDLGLKYPAGVDPVATGQLLADSFSAAVTGAVESDSFDRLVLREGIHWRQVVMLRAYAKYMRQMGNTNSFEFIADTLLANPEVARGLIDLFGARFDPSSPDAARPARQESARATLAEAIDQVATLDADRVLRTFVNLIESTLRTNYFQGKSYVSFKLDPTTIDGLPFPRPKYEIWVYSPRVEGVHLRFGKVARGGLRWSDRREDFRTEILGLVKAQTVKNAVIVPTGAKGGFFAKQLPDPALDRAAWMAEGIESYKTFIRGLLDLTDNLVTTADGEKIVPPSDVVRQDDDDSYLVVAADKGTATFSDTANGLAAEYGFWLGDAFASGGSVGYDHKAMAITARGAWESVKRHFSELDLDTQTEEFTVVGVGDMSGDVFGNGMLLSRHIRLLAAFDHRHIFLDPTPDAASSFGERQRLFDLPRSSWDDYDRSLISAGGGVFPRQAKVIPISPEVRRALGLPDGTVQLSPPDLLRAILLAPADLLYNGGIGTYVKASTESHAEVGDKANDVIRVNGRELRVKVVGEGGNLGMTQRGRIEAALQGVILNTDAIDNSAGVDCSDHEVNIKIFVDRMVAAGKLDASERTSFLADMTDEVGRLVLEDNIDQNILLLNDRTRVAEWSPSYERLMDWLEKSADLKRDLEALPTTDTLRERLEQGQGLTSPELSVLAAYAKIELGSALRDSDLADDPWFRKTIRSYFPKQLRERFDAELDTHPLRREIIATVVANDMINLGGITFAFRTMEETSATEVAVAKAFVALREIYELDSMVRELNALPASFPTEHWSTVHLDIRRLLDRAVRWLLSQGNASKPISEIVAEFKPMVDPMRARVLDYLRGSDKERVTGWLEKARSWGLPDTLAHRWAELFESFVLLDIAKITHSREARVEEVSHVYYTVFDRFHVDSLLERITALPRDDRWQALARAALRDDLYSTVADMTTSVLESSDAGLDAEARLRAWEDLNAEQLGRAKSMFDEVNALEADDMASLSVALRLLRSIVRR
- a CDS encoding LysM peptidoglycan-binding domain-containing protein, with product MEQTNRPARRDVAMAATILVLALLLAVTGLILVDRWHSAAGRLQVPMFEDLLGFVATAAGLGIGVWWIATFLLAMAAALLQQSGKDRCASATAKLSPAFMRRLAVAILGLNLVGIPVANASPEQLEPAWSPANGSAPSGGISAEWIPSSSPSPHLPVVPSLESGSSEIDPHWQPRAPAAEPGLLGTRPQRAAEQSASPNQGEVVVKRGDSLWSIAARQLGPLASDVDIALQWPKWYAANRNVIGDDPGLLVPGQILQAPPK